A single window of Toxoplasma gondii ME49 chromosome Ib, whole genome shotgun sequence DNA harbors:
- a CDS encoding hypothetical protein (encoded by transcript TGME49_208980~Signal peptide predicted by SignalP 2.0 HMM (probability 0.966) with cleavage site probability 0.486 at residue 24), which produces MRGIGAIPLGFLFGAVFVFPPSWTGNSAPPGSAQQSLTFSYDGAAFSIPLPAWTVADGLSDVPKVNSESSRGGDAKVATEPDRAEEENSGAWQGVTEALPEPLHESEIQAQNDLSLALLNSNHSKPATNKEDQFSQSQSDVPTALRNAIQSKPSTGKKNQSSQWTAVRRRRSQHQATQRTPHLISIETAALVSLVSLIILVSYRPAPEALRRQKAAIEDMAAKRMSNSFVTTALQDRRAARVVMFVSVAAAIMVADALMNAVEQWDRS; this is translated from the coding sequence ATGCGCGGCATTGGTGCCATCCCGCTCGGCTTCCTATTTGGggctgtcttcgtctttccccCATCCTGGACAGGAAATAGTGCTCCTCCAGGGTCAGCTCAGCAGTCGTTGACCTTTAGTTATGATGGCGCTGCTTTCAGCATACCGTTGCCCGCGTGGACTGTAGCTGACGGTCTGTCTGACGTTCCAAAAGTCAACTCAGAGTCGTCTAGAGGCGGTGACGCCAAGGTCGCGACGGAGCCCGATCgcgccgaggaagaaaatAGCGGAGCATGGCAGGGAGTGACGGAGGCCCTCCCTGAGCCACTCCACGAGTCAGAAATCCAAGCACAAAACGATCTGTCCCTGGCACTTCTCAACTCGAATCACAGCAAGCCTGCGACAAACAAGGAAGACCAGTTTTCGCAATCACAAAGTGATGTGCCCACGGCGCTTAGAAACGCGATTCAGAGCAAGCCTtcgacaggaaagaaaaaccagTCTTCACAGTGGACTGCAGTGCGCAGACGCCGTTCGCAACACCAGGCAACGCAGCGAACGCCTCACTTGATATCAATCGAGACAGCTGCGCTGGTCTCACTAGTCAGTTTGATCATTTTAGTATCTTACCGCCCAGCTCCGGAGGCACTGCGGAGACAAAAAGCGGCCATTGAAGACATGGCCGCTAAGCGGATGAGCAACTCGTTTGTTACCACGGCGCTTCAAGACAGACGTGCTGCTCGGGTGGTGATGTTTGTCTCCGTGGCCGCGGCTATTATGGTAGCCGACGCTCTGATGAACGCCGTAGAGCAGTGGGACCGTTCCTGA
- a CDS encoding hypothetical protein (encoded by transcript TGME49_208990) — MAAAPQKISFSFGKKTPASSSSSSSSSRPSLSFSLSSQRGGAGPAAGGNAFQGRSDFFKEQEEKQVAIQQVLSISKDGEWETEGGEEEPPPLVIPCLNRLDRPPSASSVSSDTNEPEKQGLTNKSGGAGRARDEKKEPNYLLVSKHESDVKNESETNTELGPTPAAPSEAPLSASPKPEYGLTAPKRPPVVKSEPDDSSASSSSSPSASLDDLAAQALIAEARGEYGSGPVGTAAPILPILSRNEKLAELRRRHKERVRQAKQRASSRSSPSGVRGRGFVAFDPSSGASAPRLPWEKDANGVKEEREDPDRDQAFGATETSEKELLQEELNLLPDALSATSAEYSRIPVSEFGLAMLRGMGYDAEKKEETTKGAAPKRKRTYNRAGLGSEEEVERLWEEREQKLREEAARDKKRKMDELLRRRREG, encoded by the coding sequence ATGGCTGCGGCTCCGCAGAagatttctttttctttcggaAAAAAGActccggcttcttcttcgtcgtcttcttcctcgagccggccgtcgctctccttttctctttcttctcagcgCGGGGGCGCAGGACCCGCTGCGGGGGGCAACGCCTTCCAGGGAAGAAGTGACTTCTTCaaggagcaagaagagaagcaagtcGCGATTCAGCAGGTACTGTCGATTAGCAAGGATGGAGAGTGGGAGAcggagggaggcgaagaagagccacCCCCACTGGTAATTCCTTGCCTGAACCGCCTCGATAGGCCGCCCTCGgcctcgtctgtttcctccgaTACGAACGAGCCCGAGAAACAAGGTCTCACGAATAAAAGCGGCGGCGCAGGCAGAgccagagacgagaagaaagaaccgAATTATCTGCTGGTCTCGAAACACGAGTCTGACGTTAAAAACGAATCTGAGACGAACACGGAACTCGGTCCGACCCCTGCAGCTCCTTCCGAGGCGCccctgtctgcgtctccaaaGCCCGAGTACGGCCTGACTGCGCCGAAGCGGCCTCCCGTGGTGAAGTCTGAGCCAGACGactcctctgcctcctcttcttcctctccctcggcTTCCCTAGACGACCTGGCAGCGCAGGCGTTGATTGCTGAGGCTAGGGGCGAATACGGCTCGGGTCCCGTGGGCACCGCGGCGCCAATTCTCCCCATTTTGTCTCGAAATGAAAAGCTGGCTGAGCTCCGAAGGAGACATAAGGAGCGTGTGAGACAGGCAAAACAGCGTGCATCCTcccgctcttcgccttctggcGTCCGGGGCAGAGGGTTCGTGGCTTTCGACCCTTCGTCTGGAGCATCTGCACCAAGGCTTCCGTgggagaaggacgcgaaCGGCgtgaaggaagagcgagaagacccAGACAGAGACCAGGCGTTCGGCGCCACCGAaacgagcgagaaggaatTGCTGCAAGAGGAACTCAACCTCCTTCCAGACGCGCTCTCGGCCACCAGCGCCGAGTACAGCCGGATTCCTGTCAGCGAGTTCGGCCTCGCCATGCTCCGCGGCATGGGGtacgacgcagagaagaaggaagagacaacgaaggGAGCGGCGCCCAAGCGGAAGCGGACATACAACCGCGCCGGTCTTgggagcgaggaagaagtcgagcgCCTCTGGGAGGAAAGGGAACAGAAACTCAGAGAGGAGGCTGcaagagacaaaaaacgGAAGATGGACGAACTGCtcaggcgaagaagggaaggctAG